Proteins encoded in a region of the Candidatus Moanabacter tarae genome:
- the uxuA_3 gene encoding Mannonate dehydratase, with product MELTAAIEKGIESGEQKIAENWRPSENGGGPPLMHVGTQQFTTSQEDLEYLVRHGCFSKNENNITFHREYGWDVQELAEKKEKCSRFGLDMEMVALPMSNFNIDGSYVPNFMLGNYEEGDKELDLICNMIRQAAEAGIPAIKYFLCEMENQRTESYPPGRGNSRLSTWNLEKAQDRHQRFDEVLTAETNWERITYALDRIIPVATECRVRMACHPCDPWLPPGYCGVDRVLGGFEGFKRFIEINPSPYHGLNLCLGCMAESVEDPRGEVPEIIRYFGERKKIHHIHFRNIIGKRNNFQEVWPDEGVMNMWENMKALKEVGYPHMIVPDHAPGHDEPGANRQAWAYEFGYIRAMIQAVNDGE from the coding sequence CTCTAATGCACGTGGGTACTCAACAGTTCACTACCTCGCAAGAAGACCTTGAGTATCTTGTCCGCCATGGGTGTTTTTCTAAGAATGAAAACAACATCACTTTTCACCGTGAATACGGATGGGACGTCCAGGAGTTAGCTGAAAAGAAGGAGAAGTGCAGTCGTTTTGGGCTCGATATGGAGATGGTAGCCCTACCTATGTCAAATTTCAACATTGATGGCAGTTACGTTCCTAATTTCATGCTGGGCAACTATGAGGAGGGAGATAAGGAACTTGATTTGATCTGCAATATGATCCGTCAGGCGGCAGAAGCGGGAATCCCAGCTATCAAGTATTTCCTCTGCGAGATGGAGAACCAACGAACAGAAAGCTATCCACCTGGGCGTGGAAATTCCCGGTTGAGTACTTGGAATTTAGAAAAAGCGCAAGACCGTCATCAGCGTTTTGATGAAGTCTTAACCGCGGAAACTAATTGGGAGCGGATCACTTACGCACTCGATCGTATTATTCCTGTGGCCACCGAGTGCAGGGTCCGCATGGCATGCCATCCCTGTGACCCTTGGCTGCCTCCTGGGTACTGTGGGGTCGATCGAGTATTAGGTGGATTCGAGGGGTTTAAACGCTTTATCGAAATAAACCCTAGCCCTTACCATGGCCTGAACTTGTGTCTTGGATGCATGGCAGAGAGCGTCGAAGATCCGCGGGGAGAGGTTCCCGAAATTATCCGGTATTTTGGGGAACGAAAGAAAATCCATCATATTCACTTCCGTAATATCATCGGGAAGCGTAACAATTTCCAGGAGGTGTGGCCAGATGAGGGAGTGATGAATATGTGGGAGAATATGAAGGCTCTTAAAGAGGTCGGATATCCTCATATGATCGTGCCTGATCATGCGCCAGGTCACGATGAACCCGGTGCTAACCGCCAAGCTTGGGCTTATGAATTCGGTTACATCAGGGCCATGATACAGGCTGTGAACGATGGAGAATAG